The following coding sequences are from one Peromyscus eremicus chromosome X, PerEre_H2_v1, whole genome shotgun sequence window:
- the Psmd10 gene encoding 26S proteasome non-ATPase regulatory subunit 10 isoform X2, with protein sequence MEGCVSNVMICNLAYTGKLDELKEHILADISLATRTDQDSRTALHWACSAGHTEIVEFLLELGVPVNDKDDAGWSPLHIAASAGRDEIVKALLVKGAQVNAVNQNGCTPLHYAASKNRHEIAVMLLEGGANPDAKDHYEATAMHRAAAKDT encoded by the exons ATGGAGGGGTGTGTGTCTAACGTAATGATCTGCAACCTGGCCTACACCGGGAAGCTGGATGAGTTGAAGGAGCACATTTTGGCCGATATATCTCTAGCTACTAGAACCGATCAG GACAGCAGGACTGCGTTGCACTGGGCATGCTCAGCTGGTCATACAGAAATTGTTGAATTCTTGCTGGAACTTGGAGTGCCAGTGAATGATAAAGATGAC GCAGGCTGGTCTCCTCTTCATATTGCTGCTTCTGCTGGCCGGGATGAGATTGTAAAAGCCCTTCTGGTAAAAGGTGCCCAAGTGAATGCTGTCAACCAAAATGGCTGCACCCCCCTCCATTATGCTGCTTCGAAAAATAGGCATGAG ATTGCTGTCATGTTACTAGAAGGTGGGGCTAATCCAGATGCGAAGGACCATTATGAGGCCACAGCAATGCACCGGGCAGCAGCCAAGG ACACTTAG
- the Psmd10 gene encoding 26S proteasome non-ATPase regulatory subunit 10 isoform X1: MEGCVSNVMICNLAYTGKLDELKEHILADISLATRTDQDSRTALHWACSAGHTEIVEFLLELGVPVNDKDDAGWSPLHIAASAGRDEIVKALLVKGAQVNAVNQNGCTPLHYAASKNRHEIAVMLLEGGANPDAKDHYEATAMHRAAAKGNLKTVHVLLFYKASTNIQDTEGNTPLHLACDEERVEEAKLLVTRGASIYIENKEEKTPLQVAKGGLGLILKRLVES, encoded by the exons ATGGAGGGGTGTGTGTCTAACGTAATGATCTGCAACCTGGCCTACACCGGGAAGCTGGATGAGTTGAAGGAGCACATTTTGGCCGATATATCTCTAGCTACTAGAACCGATCAG GACAGCAGGACTGCGTTGCACTGGGCATGCTCAGCTGGTCATACAGAAATTGTTGAATTCTTGCTGGAACTTGGAGTGCCAGTGAATGATAAAGATGAC GCAGGCTGGTCTCCTCTTCATATTGCTGCTTCTGCTGGCCGGGATGAGATTGTAAAAGCCCTTCTGGTAAAAGGTGCCCAAGTGAATGCTGTCAACCAAAATGGCTGCACCCCCCTCCATTATGCTGCTTCGAAAAATAGGCATGAG ATTGCTGTCATGTTACTAGAAGGTGGGGCTAATCCAGATGCGAAGGACCATTATGAGGCCACAGCAATGCACCGGGCAGCAGCCAAGGGTAACTTGAAGACGGTTCATGTCCTTCTGTTCTACAAAGCATCCACAAACATCCAAGACACTGAGGGTAACACTCCTCT ACACTTAGCCTGTGATGAGGAGAGAGTGGAAGAAGCAAAATTACTGGTGACCCGAGGAGCAAGTATTTACAttgagaataaagaagaaaagacaccCCTGCAAGTGGCCAAGGGTGGCCTGGGTTTAATACTCAAGAGACTTGTAGAAAGTTAA